From one Lolium rigidum isolate FL_2022 chromosome 4, APGP_CSIRO_Lrig_0.1, whole genome shotgun sequence genomic stretch:
- the LOC124646454 gene encoding B3 domain-containing protein IDEF1-like: MGGDGRPNDGGGGGHPHQFQYQALLAAVHTQGPNNTLPFPLPPLNGPGADSPTNTAARQPPTPRGFSDWSASTSAFTSLVQNPPSSNTANAYHYSLSPCYAFWTHYMLNKNAYSYYPAPNQEHGHPFYHDNNQAKDPGSVPSFGLESFSTTSLAPNMSAHMPPMEMPPMEGPLSVKEPEISEDVPARVVRIKDEMETRHGVELKCETADILPELKQGHESCATKFNSGEYQVILRKELTKSDVANVGRIVLPKKDAEASLPPLCERDPLILQMDDMVLPVTWKFKYRFWPNNKSRMYILDSTTEFVKTHGLQAGDTIIIYKNPVPGKYIVRGEKAIQQTLNH, translated from the exons ATGGGAGGCGACGGGAGGCccaacgacggcggcggcggcggccacccgCACCAGTTCCAGTACCAAGCTCTCCTCGCCGCCGTGCACACGCAGGGCCCCAACAACACACTCCCCTTTCCCCTTCCTCCCCTCAATG GACCTGGAGCTGATTCACCCACAAACACTGCTGctcgccagcctccgacgccgagAGGATTCTCCGATTGGAGCGCGTCCACCAGCGCGTTCACATCACTCGTGCAGAACCCTCCTTCCTCCAACACTGCCAATGCATACCATTACAGCCTATCCCCGTGTTATGCTTTCTGGACCCATTACATGCTCAACAAGAACGCATATAGCTACTATCCTGCACCTAATCAGGAGCACGGGCACCCTTTCTACCATGATAACAACCAGGCTAAAGATCCAG GTTCTGTACCCAGCTTTGGTCTTGAGTCTTTTAGTACAACATCCCTAGCACCAAACATGTCGGCTCATATGCCTCCTATGGAAATGCCTCCCATGGAAGGGCCCCTATCTGTGAAAGAACCTGAAATTTCAGAG GACGTGCCTGCTAGAGTAGTTAGAATTAAGGACGAAATGGAAACCAGACATGGAGTTGAACTTAAATGTGAAACAGCTGACATTCTTCCAGAGTTGAAGCAAGGACATGAAAGTTGTGCCACT AAATTCAACTCCGGAGAATACCAAGTTATTTTGCGCAAGGAATTGACGAAGAGTGATGTTGCAAATGTTGGAAGAATTGTGTTACCCAAG AAAGATGCAGAAGCTAGTCTTCCACCATTATGCGAAAGGGATCCTCTGATACTGCAGATGGATGACATGGTGCTCCCAGTTACGTGGAAGTTTAAGTACAG GTTCTGGCCCAACAACAAAAGCAGAATGTACATTCTGGATTCTACAA CTGAATTTGTGAAGACACATGGTCTTCAGGCAGGGGACACCATCATTATCTACAAAAATCCTGTCCCTGGCAAATAT ATTGTCCGTGGGGAAAAGGCCATTCAGCAGACATTGAACCACTAG